One window of the Trifolium pratense cultivar HEN17-A07 linkage group LG2, ARS_RC_1.1, whole genome shotgun sequence genome contains the following:
- the LOC123910752 gene encoding uncharacterized protein LOC123910752 isoform X2 — protein MHFRYKLNLQVIDNTGSITFVMFDRVVFQVVGLTAQDMLDSMNNDPNSTTYPRELDVFINKRMLFKVEVTDANLYRNWRGYTVKKMTADEEIIKQFTTLHGINLDDDANDTSFNHLECELGDNDHPAALDGVESSNNAHIPVPPSSQTPTSKLSGKQGPAIAVVDASSSDKPIVQRTIDLDGDDATPAGTIGPSTDNPID, from the exons ATGCATTTCAGGTACAAGCTTAATCTCCAGGTTATTGACAATACAGGGTCAATAACTTTTGTGATGTTTGACCGTGTTGTTTTCCAAGTTGTTGGATTGACTGCCCAGGATATGCTAGATTCTATGAACAAT GATCCTAACTCAACTACCTATCCAAGAGAGCTTGATGTGTTTATCAACAAGCGGATGCTTTTCAAGGTGGAAGTGACTGATGCTAATTTATACCGGAATTGGCGTGGTTATACTGTGAAAAAGATGACTGCCGATGAGGAAATCATCAAGCAATTCACTACACTCCACGGGATAAAT TTAGATGATGATGCTAATGACACCAGCTTCAATCATTTGGAGTGTGAGTTGGGAGACAATGATCATCCG GCTGCACTTGATGGAGTTGAATCAAGCAATAATGCCCATATACCCGTTCCTCCTTCATCTCAGACTCCAACTAGCAAGCTAAGTGGCAAACAGGGGCCTGCTATTGCTGTGGTCGATGCTTCTTCCTCTGATAAGCCTATTGTGCAGAGGACTATAGATCTTGATGGGGATGATGCGACTCCAGCTGGTACCATTGGTCCATCAACAGACAATCCAATTGATTAA
- the LOC123910752 gene encoding uncharacterized protein LOC123910752 isoform X1 — translation MHFRYKLNLQVIDNTGSITFVMFDRVVFQVVGLTAQDMLDSMNNDPNSTTYPRELDVFINKRMLFKVEVTDANLYRNWRGYTVKKMTADEEIIKQFTTLHGINFQLDDDANDTSFNHLECELGDNDHPAALDGVESSNNAHIPVPPSSQTPTSKLSGKQGPAIAVVDASSSDKPIVQRTIDLDGDDATPAGTIGPSTDNPID, via the exons ATGCATTTCAGGTACAAGCTTAATCTCCAGGTTATTGACAATACAGGGTCAATAACTTTTGTGATGTTTGACCGTGTTGTTTTCCAAGTTGTTGGATTGACTGCCCAGGATATGCTAGATTCTATGAACAAT GATCCTAACTCAACTACCTATCCAAGAGAGCTTGATGTGTTTATCAACAAGCGGATGCTTTTCAAGGTGGAAGTGACTGATGCTAATTTATACCGGAATTGGCGTGGTTATACTGTGAAAAAGATGACTGCCGATGAGGAAATCATCAAGCAATTCACTACACTCCACGGGATAAAT TTTCAGTTAGATGATGATGCTAATGACACCAGCTTCAATCATTTGGAGTGTGAGTTGGGAGACAATGATCATCCG GCTGCACTTGATGGAGTTGAATCAAGCAATAATGCCCATATACCCGTTCCTCCTTCATCTCAGACTCCAACTAGCAAGCTAAGTGGCAAACAGGGGCCTGCTATTGCTGTGGTCGATGCTTCTTCCTCTGATAAGCCTATTGTGCAGAGGACTATAGATCTTGATGGGGATGATGCGACTCCAGCTGGTACCATTGGTCCATCAACAGACAATCCAATTGATTAA